One region of Gossypium raimondii isolate GPD5lz chromosome 6, ASM2569854v1, whole genome shotgun sequence genomic DNA includes:
- the LOC105773350 gene encoding aspartic proteinase has product MGTTVKGVVLLLFISSLLCSVVLASNDGLVRIGLKKMKLDPNNRLAAQLDSKDREALRASIARKYRFRNDLGDSEETDIVALKNYMDAQYYGEIGIGTPPQKFTVIFDTGSSNLWVPSTKCYFSVACFFHSKYKASESSTYKKNGKSASIQYGTGAISGFFSNDNVKVGNLVVKDQEFIEATKEPGVTFMAAKFDGILGLGFKEISVGDAVPVWYNMVEQGLIKDQEFSFWLNRNVGEEMGGEIVFGGVDPNHYKGKHTYVPITQKGYWQFDMGDVLIGDKPTGYCAGGCAAIADSGTSLLAGPTTVITMINQAIGASGVASQECKAVVQQYGQTIIDLLVSQAEPMKICSQIGLCAFDGSHGVSMGIENVVDESNGKSSGILHSAMCPACEMAVVWMQNQLMENQTQDRILDYANQLCDRVPNPMGESTVDCGSLSSMPTISFTIGGKAFELTPEEYILKVGEGAEAQCISGFTALDVPPPRGPLWILGDVFMGRYHTVFDFGKLRVGFAEAA; this is encoded by the exons ATGGGAACCACCGTCAAAGGGGTTGTGCTGTTGCTGTTCATCTCGTCCCTGTTGTGTTCTGTAGTACTTGCATCCAATGATGGGCTGGTTAGAATTGGgctgaaaaagatgaaattggaTCCAAACAACCGGCTTGCTGCGCAGCTTGACTCAAAGGATAGAGAGGCTCTCAGAGCATCTATTGCTAGAAAGTATCGCTTCCGTAATGATCTAGGAGACTCTGAGGAAACTGATATTGTTGCACTGAAGAACTACATGGATGCTCAGTACTATGGTGAGATTGGTATAGGAACTCCACCGCAAAAGTTCACTGTGATATTTGACACAGGAAGCTCAAATCTGTGGGTACCATCAACTAAGTGCTATTTCTCG GTCGCATGTTTCTTCCATTCCAAGTACAAGGCAAGTGAGTCAAGTACTTATAAGAAGAATG GGAAATCTGCTTCTATTCAATACGGTACTGGAGCTATTTCTGGTTTCTTTAGTAATGACAATGTTAAAGTCGGCAACTTGGTTGTGAAAGATCAG GAATTTATAGAGGCTACTAAGGAGCCAGGTGTTACATTTATGGCGGCCAAATTTGATGGGATATTAGGACTTGGGTTTAAGGAGATTTCAGTTGGGGATGCTGTCCCAGTGTG GTACAACATGGTCGAACAAGGTCTTATCAAAGACCAGGAATTTTCATTTTGGCTTAATCGCAATGTAGGAGAAGAAATGGGTGGTGAAATTGTGTTTGGTGGGGTTGATCCAAACCACTACAAGGGCAAGCACACATACGTTCCTATAACACAAAAAGGCTATTGGCAG tTTGACATGGGTGATGTTCTTATTGGTGACAAACCAACTG GATATTGTGCTGGTGGTTGTGCAGCAATTGCAGATTCTGGAACTTCCCTGCTGGCAGGTCCTACA ACTGTGATTACCATGATAAACCAAGCAATTGGAGCCTCTGGAGTGGCTAGCCAGGAGTGCAAGGCAGTGGTTCAACAGTATGGACAAACCATCATCGATTTACTTGTATCTCAG GCAGAACCCATGAAAATCTGCTCCCAAATTGGATTGTGCGCTTTTGATGGCAGTCATGGTGTTAG CATGGGCATTGAGAATGTGGTAGATGAGAGCAACGGCAAATCGTCTGGAATTCTTCATAGTGCTATGTGCCCTGCTTGCGAGATGGCAGTTGTGTGGATGCAGAACCAACTGATGGAGAATCAGACTCAAGACCGCATATTGGACTATGCCAATCAG CTTTGTGATCGGGTGCCAAACCCAATGGGAGAATCTACTGTCGACTGTGGAAGTCTTTCTTCCATGCCAACCATTTCCTTCACTATTGGTGGCAAAGCTTTTGAGCTTACACCAGAAGAG TACATTCTGAAGGTGGGTGAAGGTGCTGAAGCTCAATGCATCAGTGGCTTTACTGCTTTGGATGTCCCTCCTCCTCGTGGACCACTCTG GATTTTGGGAGATGTGTTCATGGGTCGCTACCACACTGTGTTCGATTTTGGTAAACTTAGAGTTGGGTTTGCAGAGGCAGCATGA